The following DNA comes from Cytophagales bacterium.
ACTATTGTAGAATATATTGAGGGTAAAGATGATCTTCCAAATGCTTATGTACTTGAAGCTTTCGATGCGTTGGGAGAAACTATAGGCATTTTTACACTTCCGGATGATAAAGTTGCCTCTATTACTCATAATGAAGTTTTACACGCAAGAACTATCAATTAAAAGCTGCTACAATGAGGATAAAATTCTATTTTCTTTTTATTCAAACAAAGATTTCTGGAGGATTAAGATATGAAAAATGAAAAAAAAATTGTTGAAAAAAATATTGAGCTAAGCGCAGAATTCAGCAGGTATTTATTTGAACATCCTGATATAGAAAATAATATACCA
Coding sequences within:
- a CDS encoding DUF4926 domain-containing protein — translated: MKIPLYKEVSLKCDLPKYHLKKGDIATIVEYIEGKDDLPNAYVLEAFDALGETIGIFTLPDDKVASITHNEVLHARTIN